A region from the Diorhabda sublineata isolate icDioSubl1.1 chromosome X, icDioSubl1.1, whole genome shotgun sequence genome encodes:
- the LOC130451087 gene encoding polyadenylate-binding protein 4-like, with amino-acid sequence MALPTIGENEICETFSRSPAVYVENLEKKFGSQNLYALFSDYGIITECAIYTNKRDDCPGYGIVHFKEVDDAKRCVEALNEENHKTGNANERFFTKLHIDNLPISTDEEKLYEMFQLFGEVVRCKIVRDNYGVSRGFGCVEYQYPEVALAAIEGMNGMLMENNQRLYVTRFKSFVEREEEKLERIHKHKRTICIRNLDVDITKIEMENAFAQFGEIVESRIKFYRYSRVAFGLVTYITPDNALKAVSMMNGKIIKSNKLIVTSSKLMEDGCEFTEDEPLVGTSCGVNSDNHNSSMMQNRNPRLSDDCPRRGTSRRVSQSFRTRQTIWPSLTAKYEKTQK; translated from the exons ATGG CTCTTCCCACAATTGGAGAGAATGAAATTTGTGAAACATTCAGTAGATCACCTGCAGTATATGTTGAGAATCTGGAGAAAAAATTTGGCAGCCAAAATCTCTATGCTCTATTTAGCGATTATGGAATAATTACAGAATGTGCTATTTATACCAATAAGCGTGATGATTGTCCAGGCTATGGTATCGTACATTTTAAAGAAGTTGACGATGCTAAAAGATGTGTCGAAGCTTTAAATG AAGAAAATCACAAGACTGGAAATGCAAATGAAagatttttcactaaattacACATCGATAATTTGCCGATAAGTACTGATGAAGAGAAATTATACGAGATGTTCCAACTTTTTGGAGAGGTTGTTAGATGCAAAATAGTTAGAGATAACTATGGAGTTTCAAGAGGTTTTGGTTGCGTGGAATACCAATATCCAGAAGTAGCATTGGCAGCTATAGAGGGAATGAATG GGATGTTAATGGAAAACAATCAACGTTTGTACGTAACACGATTCAAAAGTTTTGTAGAGAGGGAAGAGGAAAAGTTAGAAAGAATTCATAAACATAAACGCACTATATGCATAAGAAATTTGGATGTTGATATCACAAAAATCGAAATGGAAAACGCATTCGCACAGTTTGGAGAAATAGTTGAAAGTAGAATTAAATTCTATCGTTATAGTAGAGTAGCATTTGGTTTGGTGACCTACATAACACCAGATAACGCTCTCAAGGCCGTTAGCATGATGAAcggtaaaattattaaaagtaacAAATTGATTGTTACTTCTTCCAAATTGATGGAAGATGGATGTGAATTCACTGAAGATGAGCCTCTTGTTGGTACCAGTTGTGGTGTAAATTCAGATAATCACAATTCTTCTATGATGCAGAATCGAAATCCACGTCTATCAGATGATTGTCCAAGACGAGGAACGTCTCGACGAGTTTCTCAGTCATTTAGGACACGCCAAACCATTTGGCCATCTCTTACTgctaaatatgaaaaaacacaaaaataa